The DNA sequence TGCCATCCTGGCTTTACTGAACCTTGTCCAGGGCCTGGGCAGCGCTCTGCTATGTGCTGGAATCATCGAGGGCCTCTGGTCAGTATTATTCCCATGAACACTGTGAAGCagtatatttgttttcattacatttaCCACAGAACTGTGGCTGTGAAAGGATTTTGCACGATTGAAGTGTTGAGTAAATGGACCTGCTAATGTCACTATTGtacgaagaaaaagaaaaactaagtAGTATTTTACAAACACTGGGTTTATGTGGGACTAGCTTTTTAGACAAgaataaaatctgaattttgCAGCTGTTtctaaacctttttttgttattgatttgGCTGACTTGGTTGCAACATCATGAGACTGGGATGAGGACATTACAAACATCCTTTCAGCATGAAGCTATTGACTGTGCTATTTGTGTCAAATGAAGCCGATGGTCTCCCTAAGTGCTTGGACTTCTTACTCAGTTTAAGAacctgtcttcatttttttttctttgatccaGCTGTGTGGATGTCACCACGTTCCTGTATTTCTCCACATTTGCTCCGCTCATCTATGTCACATTCCTCAAAGGCTTCTTTGGGTACGTACAGCAAAGCATACAAAATGCACAGAATACTGTTGAGTTGAGCTTTCTCAGTAGCTGTTCCCTCCtttatttctcctctttctcctctcccacaGTTCAGAGCCCAAGATCCTGTTTTCCTACAAGTCACAGGTAGATGAGCCGGACGAAAGTGATGTCCACCTTCCCCCCACTGTCGCTACAACTCTGGGCCGCAAGGAGCTGACTGACCAGGGCCTGTTCTACTCCTCCACCCAGATTGATGGCTCTGGTCCTAGCAGCTCTCGTATGGTGGGAGCATATCTGGATGATGTTGCCTCTGGACCCTACGGCTCCAGTAGCATTAATAGCATTGAAGCTGACCGCTGGAGACCTATCAATGCATGAAAGGACAAAGAGTGGagtggagaaagaagaagatggtTGTCCAGCTGGACTTAAACGTTACGCACGTTACGCACGTTACGCACGTGACGTGTATTAGGCAGGATGGCAACCAGAGGAGTTGGCCAAAACAAAGTATTTGGACATCAAGGAAGACTAATCTTAGTCCTTCTCTGAGCCCAAGATAAGTTAACAAGTTAACAAGTAGACACTTGACGAGGGACCTTTGCTCACCAATTATATGGAGGACTGTGAATTTAACAACTGCTTTTGTAACACTGTTGCCACTGCTGCTGTAGCTCCACACTAGGAAAACTATCCCTCATCGTGGCCCCTGACAGACTCCATATTGATTGTGTTCCACAGGCTTTTGACATGCAGGGGCTTAGCGACTCGTCTCAGCACGTCTTCTGTCATTCCAGCATCAACCGCTCAATCTTCAGTGATGTCGTTTTAGCCCCATTTTAAGTACACAACTATTACAGACCTATCTAACATTCTTTTGATGTCAACTCAACATCTGTACATTCCCACTAAAGCCTTTGAGTAACAGCATCTCTACTGACTTTGTTATCTGCTGCCTCTTCACCGTGCCTCTTCATACAAGGCAAGACTCATGCTGATTCATTCCCATAGGTGTACTTTGTCTTCTGAAGTAGGTGCTGTTCTTCCTGTTATCAAGTGAACGGTGTTAGtcatgtgtgtgtcactgcagtgtAATAAGGAAATTGATCGCCTAAGTGCAGGCATTGCATTACCTTCAAAGACCACACGACATCTGTGAGGCTGAGACCAGAACCATTCTTGAACAAATCAAATAGCTTCTCAGGCATAACCTCTCCTTCCATgtctttctgcttttatttattcctttttggttttggtttgatttcTCACATGATTAATCATTCTTGCTACTGAAAGCACATTCGTCCGCCTCATCGTCAATAAGAAAGTGTAATAATTTGTGTGATCTAAACAACAAATGTGTAGAAACCTGCCTATGTTGTGTATTCAAATTCGAAACCTGTGCGCTGTTCATATCAGCAGATCTAAATTAGCCAATTCAGCTGGGGTTGCTGTTGCAAagttgagtttttattttgctgctaacctcttttccctccctgtGTTTAGAGTTTTTATCAATGTTATTGCAAGTAGTAAAGTtagaccaaaaagaaaaatgttgctgAATTTCGTATCATCAAAGGGTGGTACTCATACGGCTTCATTATAACGATAACTTTTCATTCCTTCTGAGCAATAAATGCTCGGGCAGTTGAGTCAGTGATGGGTAGTTCTAAGATTACGTGGGGGATAAAACTACTGCACTGttgcagatgattttttttcattctgatttattttatttcaagtttGACTTGTTCGTGTCTCGGCTCAACTCATGAAATCATACTTGACATACAAAgtattattacaattatataTTTGGGTCTTTTGAAACCACCTCACATCACATGTACAGTGAGAAAATAGTGATGTTGGTTTTCCCCTGAACATACTATATGATTAGTATGAATGGATTACTGTATTTAATCTCGCAGTATTCATAGATTGTGGTGAATTGTACACAGAAAATATAGggttgcatttattttttcaccatgataaagaaagtagaaaaaagaaaatacagtatttgaCTGACTTAAGacgtttttatttgtatttgagtGCTCATGAACGCTGCTGCATAACTTGGAATAAGAACAGTGGTTTGGAAATCAATTTTCTGTTTTACGACATGCGTTCACACGCTGCATTGTCATTGAATTGAAATGCACGCTCTGGATTCACAAGATGTTTGTTGGTGAAATAATTTAGCAAATGATGTGTAAATTGCCTTCTTTTATTTAAGTGCATTTGATTGTATAATATTCAGCCCGTTCTAATGCAATGTGGTGAGCATTGCCTGAGCTACAGAATAAATCGTGGACTcttccatgtgtttgttttgctcacaGGACACCACATCTGGCTTGTAGGGGTAATGTAGCACATTGAAATCTGGAATATGATGCCACCTTGTGGTTTCATGGAGCACCTACACTCTTGGATAGAGCTtttattcaagaaaaaaaacacgtcatgTGTTCATGACAGACAGTTTGTCTCAGACAGTATTTGTTTAAAGAAGTCTGGCCCCACATTAGTCAAGACAGAACCCCAACTACAATTCCCATCTGCCCCGTGTCCACCGAGCTGTTCCACTATCAATGATTGGGTCCGAATTATTTGATCCAGCCAATGAGCTTCGAGGATACTGCGGCGCCCGAATGACCTTTAGTCTCTGGACTGCCCGTCGCTGTGGCGGCGActcctgcctccctctcatGTCCCTCTGTGGCCGCTGCACAGTTTGAATTCCTTTCGCTGTTATTATCGTGCTGTCCTGCCAGGTGGGAGCGGACAGCTGGCGAGcatgggagggaaggaaagcACGGCGAGGAAGGTGTCGTTCGGACTGGACGAGGACGAGAAGGTCACACTAGTTGAAGGAGTGAAGGTAGTTATAACGCGACGTGTCGCCCGCAAGAGGCCGGTGTGAGCACCGAGTGTGAACTAGCTCGTCGTGGCCGCTCCAAGCTAATAACGGTTAGCTAGTAGCGAGTGACAGGTGCCGCTGACCGCCCCCCGCCCGCGGTCACGTCCCCTGGCCGCCCGCCGACCGAGGGGCCGCCCGGGTCACCCGGACAACAGCGTCATGAATGAACCACCACGAGTGTTGGCTCGTCATCAGACAAAACATACGCAGACGTAGTGTGACGTGTATGCGCAGGCGAAATGTCCATAGCGACGATATATAAAAGAGTTACGATATTTGAGTTCCGTCTACGTCACTGAACATTAGTGTCATCAGCACACAATTACCAGTTCGTGTCCCACCTGTGAACCTGCTCATTAGGGGAATAAATACACGTATGTAGGCAGATGtcataataagaataagaattcattttatttataaggcacttttcattgctaaacgCAATCttaaagtgctacagagtaaaaacaagatataaattaaaattaaaaaacaggtttaaaaaaacccaaaaaacaatcTGTAAAAGACACGTACAATATTTAGGCGAATGCCTGTTTAAAAAGGAAGGTTTTTAGGCCccttttaaaagagagagtgctttgaGGAGCCCTGGGATGGTCTGCGCCTCACCGTTcaggaaggtcagaggtcaggcaCAGCTGTTACACAGCAGCACATCTGGAGCTCCTGGCCAAGACGCTTGCTCAGGGACACTTCAACAGCCTGGATGATAGATGATTTAGCCCTCGAGCTTTTATTCTGCACACATCTATTGCAAAAGGTTAAAAAGAGAATATGAATAGCATATAgacaaatgtattcatgtgcaagaatgtgttgacatttttggaaatatctTGATATGTATTTTTACAGAGAATTATAAATAAGGAGAATATTGGAAAATGCCTGGATATGTATTGATAAATATCATTATATCAATATCATTACCATTAGGGTATTCATTTCTATTCTATAGTGTATGAATAGGAATAGAGTGGGATAGTATGAGTGTATAaatttgctgcttttaatgTCACTGTTGTTTGACTCTTAATCAATGtcatatatatcatttttcttaaatttttctTAGGATCCCCTTTTGCTGATGTGGAGATCAGCAAAAGAGGATCCTaagaaaagtataaaaatatgaaGCATCCAGAATGCACATCCAAAGccttgtatatgtgtgtttattcccACATTCCTGTCCAGCTCTCAGGGGATGTGCTCCGGCGGATGAGGGACTCTCCGGGGTCTGATGGCGTCAAGCCACCGCCGCCTCCGTCAGACGGTCACATACCTCCAGCAAGTACGTTCCAGTCAAAGACCTTTTCCTTTCTCACGGAGCTCCCATACGGAGGCCGACTGTGTTGTGCCGCTCacttgtcagtttattaggaacacccaGCCATGGTCAACAGCACCTCAGATTAGATTCTCCAAAATGATCATACAGTTCAACCAACACCCCAGTTAACACTCAAACCTTCTGAAAGGTAGGATGTATTTTAGCTCCATTGTATTAGTCTACATTAGATTTAGCTGTGTGTACCTTATACCCTGACTGATGAGATCATTATCAAGATAAAGGTCAATTCTActgctgtgtctttttttagATTGATCAGTATACAAAGGACCGAATATAGTACATAAACTCTgtcatgtgttcatgttcattgaaatatttaaataaggTCACAGATTGTCTGATTCCGGAGCGGTCTTACGGTGTCCCCCAAATATACAATATGTTCTTTAATAATCAAAgtttgtaaatgttaatgtaatCGAAATAACATTTACCTGTGATTGTGTTAGCATTGGAGATTGGTTTGAAATGTGGACCCATTTTAGTAATACTCACAAGGCCATAACCTTTCATACAGCTTGCCATTTGTTTGATCTGTCCTCGTAACTGATCCATATTTTAATTCCCTCATGGTATTGATAATCATCCTGTTTGAATTTCAGGTCCAAAACCAACAGGACCCTCCGCCACAGAAATACAAGAAGAACTACGCAAAGAGTAGGTGCTCATAATGTCAaggtcactttttaaaattatgataTCATATTATAATATTGCATTCATATTTACTTACTTGGAAGTTGACTCATCCCTGTGATCATCTATATTTTATCTTGGTAAATTATAGATTGAGCAGTTAAGATCCCaacacatattttcatatttttaagttGAGCCTTGTGTGTCAACTTCTGAGCAGTGGAGGTGACAGATGTATAGCATAGCCGACACTTGCTGCTAATGTGCAATGTTTTGGAGAAACATACACATGGCGAGTGACCTGTCAACACTGCCTGTGTGATTTACTTGGTCAGGCCTGTTGCTCTAACACTAGCGTACTCACGTAACATCTTGAGTATCTTTAGATTACCATGTTGGCAAGTTCACTCACattgtaattttgttttctgGAAAAATGTTCTGTCATAATgtacagattattattatattttgatcAATGTAGTTAGTGCTAAACCTAAGTAATGTAATGTGTTCTTGATGATCTGCGGCTCATAGCCAAGATGACACTGGTTTAAATTTCTGGGCCATGTTTTATCAGTTTTGTAAATCCTCTAGTAGAAGTATATCAAACAACCCTGCTTTTCAATGATTAATGTCTATTTAAAGTTGTCAATCATGAGATTTATGTTCTATGTGGCAGGGAAATTAATGGCATTTCTCAGGCCAAAAATTACAGTAATTTGACAAATAATGAAGAGCAATAGATCATTTTACAGGTTAGTTGAATCATCTTGCTGTTCCACATTTTCCATGTGTCCACTCCAGTTTTAAAACAGAGAGTTTTTCCACACTAAAGAAACACATAATAACTCATTgcttcatttttaattgaacaaagaatctttgtttttgtttgatttgttgctGTTACTCTTATTCTATCTCTGCAGAATAACATGAGGAGACTGATGATAAATAGAAGTAAAAACCAAAGCCACTGATGCATTTTATTAGATAAATGATCTGCATACTGTTATAATATTTCCCTTCATTATAAATTAACATCTCAGTCAGATTGACCTCATTAGACATTGACTACTCCTCTCTGCTTTGGCAGCAGAAGCAATCTGACGTtactttaatctttttttcatattcataacaGTTTGCTCATTATCAGTCACACAAGCTGAAGTACTTGCTCAGTAATCTTCTTATTCACAGTATGTCTTTTTGCCTGACCTTTaattattacacattttgtaTTACACTAGTAGATATTTCTAGAGATACAGTATTTGCGCTCTTGCATGAATATCAGACTTTTGCTGGATAAATAAAGGAGCAGAGGTTAAAACAGTTCTTATTCTCCCGTACGTCAGCTTTGAGCGTCAACAGGCCCTGGTGCAGGAGCAGTTGGTCAGACTGgcccagagggagagagaggctgctgCAATCACAGGCCAGGATGAACTGCTGCCCACCCTCATCATTGAGAAAGGGAAAACCAGAGAAGAGCAAGAAAAGGCTAAGATACTggtgagtttaaaaaatatatatgtcgGGCCTTCAGCAAAGGTCAAAGCTGCAACCTAAAATGACCCTTAAAAACAACTATTGTTATTTACTTTTGTTCTTTACCTCTTTTTACCTCGACCGAGGACAAACATTGTTATAAAGATAGGTATTGGCCAAGGTTACAGGTGATTCAATTTTGGGAGGGATTTGGAGCCAGGAAtatttttgaaggattcttcaccattgtgaTATAGagcaaaacttgacatttcGAGTaatatctatataaatacataacatttaagaaaatataggTCAGATAGAGATGGGAATGTATGTTTTGGATGAAACAGCATGGAGGTGGGGCATTGCTCAGCCTTGTTGTTCATGTGTCTTGATAAAACACGTAGATAAAGGCTCTTATCTTTTACATCTGACTTTTTATCTCCCTCTACTGTTTCTACTTTGAATGGCTCCACTGGTGATTGAATTattgattaaaattaaattattaggATCCAGAACTACCCTGATTTCTGTAATCCAATTGGCAAAAAAGTTTTTGTGTAAAAGCAGACAATTAAACATTAGTATAAAGGTGATTGTGATATTCTAAATATGATTCTCTGCTTACTTTTCCATCGTTAGTAACACTGACGTGGAGATGTCTTATGTTCAGTATCACATTGTAGCACTTTTCAGTGACAGCACTATTTTTCCATCTGTCACGTAGCTTAACTTGGACTCGGTCTGTAAAGTCTCTCTTTGCTTCACTTCAGTCTAATATTGAAATGATGTGTCCATTTGTCATTGTCAATACATCAGAGtaaaactattttgattatgTGAGTGGTGTGATAGCAGCAGAGATGTGACGGTGGTGATGTACAGTACCTGCAGAGCAGAAATCATACTGATGATTGTAGCCTGTTGTATGTAGATATGATCATCTATTTCACCAGGCTGATTGATAATAACAGTAATGAATATTGAATGAAGACAGGAACATGAATAATGCTGTCTACACTTAAACCCGTGAGACATGGGTGTTTGTGTAGTCTGATTAACTTtgcctgtgtgcttgtactgtGACTGCATTGGTCGTTGTCTGCATGTAGATTTGGTGACAGCTCtgcttttttctcatttcaaataCACTTGTTGACAtgtccatccattatctacaccgttttaagggtcgcggggggctggagccaaacaaccattcacaatCACAGTCACACTtttggtcaatttagagtctccaattaaccttaCCCCAATCTgtatgtctttggactgtgggaggaagcctgCAGTACCtggggaaaacatgcaaactccacacagaaaggccctggttgttTCAAACTGGGATGCGAACCAAGAACCTTGAGGCAACAGTGCTACCTACTACTACACCAGTGTAGCCTCCCTTGTTGATATATTCTTGTCAAATTCAGACTCAaccagcagcacagtgtgtggAAGTGAAAGAGAGGTGAtagcaacagacagacagagttgAAAATAGAGAAATTATTGTTTAACTCAGCTCAGCTCGACTCAAGTGCTGGACACAAGCATTCATTTGTGATTCCCTCACTGGAGTTTTCTAACTCATTTCACTCATTGCGAAAATTAAACACTCtcgctcagtctctctctctctctctctctctctttctctctctctctctctcgctcgctcgctagCTAGCCCCTTTTAAACATCATGTTGGCTCATTTAATGCCACCCCAGTGTGGGATTTGTAGTTAACAAGCAAACCCTCCAGAATCAGAGTGTAACACAACATAATCAGTGTCTGTCCTCCAATGgcagctctctcttttttacatAGGCGTCGATTCAATTCTGTGACTACCTCCACCGCCAGCTTAGAGGATGAATAACCCCATTCCCTATACCTTTTATACAGAAAGgtattctctttctctctcttctcctctgctcctctccatcTGATTTGTGCTGCAGTCTTTTCGATGTGCCAGCCAGCTATAATGAATGCTGGCAAGCTCACATTGATATGGGTTCAAAACATTTAACGATGTTGATTTGGATTGAGAAACTTAATACTCGGTCCTTGTAGCCTTGTTTTCTACTTTATtctacttttgtgtgtgtgacaggtttGAGCATGTTGTTGTCAGAGGTTGGATTCGAGAATGTTCGGAGTTTAGCTTGATGTAGGTTTGTGAGTAAAATGAAGAGGGggtgtttctgctgctttcatcTGATGACAGAAGTGGAAGTAGATGTGTGAGAAATCTAGACAGCCTACAACTGTGAGTGTATATAACACCCCTCTCCCACCCCCCATTACTGCTCCTTtcccacctcttcttctttctcaccTGTCCTTCTTGTTCAGTCTCACCTCAACTGTGCAACAGATTCATTGTTCCCCAGCCTGATTTATCTGCCGTCGTAAAGTGTCACACATACTCGCTGCTGCAGAAAGCTTGCAGAATTCACATCTAAGATTAGAAAGAAAGATGtgtttgatttatatatttcttgTCGCATCGACTCTGCATTTGAGGAGATTGAAAGGACCTGTGGATCTGATTCAAGTGCTCCTCCTCTATCAAATCTCTCTGCTTAGCAGGTGGGCTTCCCTTTATTCTTTGCATTTTCCATCGACCTTGCGTCCACTGGCGACAACACAGCTGGAGACGTGAAGAAAAAGTCCCCCCTCCGCATCTTTCCTCATTCCACCTTAGAATGCTCCATTTGAGTAGTTGGGGAGCTGCCTTATTtcccagaggaggagacacataCACGACTACATTACTGTGATGCTATaacaatacaatacacaaacacatactgtatatagcaAGTAACCCCCAGCCTATTTCCCCACATGCACTCCTGGCTCCCCAGCATGAagcctgcatgtgtgttggtgtttgggTGAGGGTGAGCtgaaggaggtgggggagggaaCACCTGTCGGAGAGCTGAGCTGCTCCCCACACTGCCTCAGGCCTCTTGTCGTGAACGCTCACGTTAGCCATTTACTCCTGTCAGCGCCAAGCACCACCACTGGgactatttgtgtgtgtatatacagtgtgtctgtgtctctgtgtacagtatctgtgcatGGGTTCACCTGTGAATTAAACTGGCTCTGTGTCCGTCTAATTGCAAGGCTCATGAACAGTTCGGTCATGtgatataattaatatatattccATTGTGTCCTACCTGATAGAGATGATTCCTTTTTGC is a window from the Scophthalmus maximus strain ysfricsl-2021 chromosome 6, ASM2237912v1, whole genome shotgun sequence genome containing:
- the LOC118309699 gene encoding MICOS complex subunit mic25a isoform X2 encodes the protein MGGKESTARKVSFGLDEDEKVTLVEGVKLSGDVLRRMRDSPGSDGVKPPPPPSDGHIPPASPKPTGPSATEIQEELRKDFERQQALVQEQLVRLAQREREAAAITGQDELLPTLIIEKGKTREEQEKAKILAKQLERKEKELTTISSFYKEQLEILEKKNFDIYKESAEQYNQSATKAEAHIRPRQAVSVCTELQAKVLECYRGNPQQTLQCSSLAKQYMTCVLQAKKSSPTNHG
- the LOC118309699 gene encoding MICOS complex subunit mic25a isoform X1, whose amino-acid sequence is MGGKESTARKVSFGLDEDEKVTLVEGVKLSGDVLRRMRDSPGSDGVKPPPPPSDGHIPPASPKPTGPSATEIQEELRKDFERQQALVQEQLVRLAQREREAAAITGQDELLPTLIIEKGKTREEQEKAKILTADLDAWAKQLERKEKELTTISSFYKEQLEILEKKNFDIYKESAEQYNQSATKAEAHIRPRQAVSVCTELQAKVLECYRGNPQQTLQCSSLAKQYMTCVLQAKKSSPTNHG
- the LOC118309699 gene encoding MICOS complex subunit mic25a isoform X3 yields the protein MGGKESTARKVSFGLDEDEKVTLVEGVKLSGDVLRRMRDSPGSDGVKPPPPPSDGHIPPASPKPTGPSATEIQEELRKDFERQQALVQEQLVRLAQREREAAAITGQDELLPTLIIEKGKTREEQEKAKILNFDIYKESAEQYNQSATKAEAHIRPRQAVSVCTELQAKVLECYRGNPQQTLQCSSLAKQYMTCVLQAKKSSPTNHG